From one Tetragenococcus osmophilus genomic stretch:
- a CDS encoding AzlD domain-containing protein, with protein MISTEYLYLILGCFVVTWIPRILPFAFAKKMNFPAKFRLFLDYLPLCILSALLVQNLLSVSTGRLPMLNISETLACIPALIVGIYTKDLMKIVVTGIIAIALIRLFI; from the coding sequence ATGATAAGTACTGAATACCTTTATTTGATATTGGGCTGTTTTGTCGTTACTTGGATCCCACGAATATTACCATTTGCTTTTGCTAAAAAAATGAATTTCCCGGCAAAGTTTCGTCTATTCCTTGATTATTTACCATTATGTATTTTGAGCGCTTTGCTAGTACAAAATTTATTAAGTGTTTCTACCGGTAGACTACCTATGTTAAATATTTCTGAAACATTAGCATGTATTCCTGCGTTAATTGTAGGGATATATACAAAAGATTTGATGAAAATCGTTGTCACAGGTATTATAGCAATAGCACTTATTCGCTTGTTTATTTAA
- a CDS encoding S1 RNA-binding domain-containing protein yields MNELIASVFTGVITDENEQYYFVQKSGQTFRLKKEEGDFTLGEAVEGFGYLNQKQEAAFTTNIPKIRKGHYAFAPVTEVRRDLGVFVDIGLPDKDIAVSLDELPTLHNLWPKKEDRLMIALRVDKKGRIWGTLAEDKHFQSLKKVASEDMQNKDISGNVYRLKLAGSYLLTEDYHIGFIHPSERYAEPRLGQYVSGRVIGVRPDGILNVSLKPRAYEAIPEDAAMIYAYLKQRPNQEMAYTIKSSPEEIEQLFGISKARFKRALGNLLKQRLIVQENGVTKLTENSN; encoded by the coding sequence ATGAATGAATTAATCGCTTCCGTTTTTACCGGAGTTATTACCGATGAAAATGAGCAGTATTATTTTGTCCAAAAAAGCGGACAAACTTTTAGATTAAAAAAAGAAGAAGGAGACTTTACTTTAGGAGAAGCTGTGGAAGGTTTTGGCTATTTAAATCAAAAACAAGAAGCTGCTTTTACCACTAACATACCTAAAATAAGAAAAGGGCATTACGCTTTTGCCCCGGTAACTGAAGTTCGCCGTGATTTAGGTGTATTTGTTGATATTGGCCTACCAGATAAAGATATTGCTGTTTCTTTAGATGAACTGCCTACATTGCATAATTTGTGGCCTAAAAAAGAAGATCGTTTAATGATTGCTTTACGTGTCGATAAAAAAGGGCGGATTTGGGGGACACTAGCCGAGGATAAACATTTCCAATCTTTAAAAAAAGTAGCTAGTGAAGACATGCAAAATAAAGATATTTCAGGAAATGTTTATCGATTAAAACTTGCCGGAAGCTATTTATTAACGGAAGATTATCATATTGGTTTTATTCATCCATCAGAAAGATACGCTGAACCACGATTAGGGCAATATGTTTCTGGCAGGGTCATAGGTGTGCGACCTGATGGTATATTGAACGTTTCGTTAAAACCAAGAGCTTATGAAGCTATCCCTGAAGATGCCGCGATGATCTATGCTTACCTGAAACAACGACCTAACCAAGAAATGGCTTATACCATTAAATCTTCTCCAGAAGAAATCGAGCAATTATTTGGTATTAGTAAAGCGCGATTTAAACGCGCTTTGGGAAATCTGCTAAAACAAAGATTAATTGTGCAAGAAAATGGTGTAACCAAACTTACTGAAAATTCTAATTGA
- a CDS encoding Fur family transcriptional regulator encodes MTTGEALKKTKRQLHDSGFKLTPQREATLLVLLENEKDHLSAEEIFFFVKQKNSEIGLATVYRTLEILADLKIVDKISFDDGVSRYDLRKDGAKHFHHHLLCLECGNIEEIDEDLLGNVEEIVERRFHFAVKDHRLTFHGICQQCQRKHQES; translated from the coding sequence ATGACTACCGGTGAAGCGTTGAAAAAGACGAAAAGACAACTTCATGATTCAGGCTTTAAGCTAACTCCGCAACGAGAAGCAACTTTACTTGTTTTATTAGAAAATGAAAAAGATCATTTATCTGCAGAAGAGATTTTTTTCTTTGTGAAGCAAAAAAATTCAGAGATCGGTTTGGCTACTGTTTACCGAACACTGGAAATTTTGGCTGATTTAAAAATTGTAGATAAAATTAGTTTTGATGATGGGGTATCTCGTTATGATCTTAGAAAAGACGGAGCTAAGCATTTTCACCATCATTTATTGTGCCTTGAATGTGGGAATATCGAAGAAATCGATGAAGATTTACTAGGCAATGTCGAAGAAATTGTTGAACGGCGATTTCATTTTGCAGTAAAGGACCATCGTTTAACATTTCACGGCATATGTCAACAATGTCAACGTAAACACCAAGAAAGCTGA
- the xerD gene encoding site-specific tyrosine recombinase XerD, which produces MNEQVMDYLHYLLIERGLSSNTRKSYQRDLEQYLFFLHKKNITSWQNIDRFTIVAFLQYLQKEGKSSATITRMVTSLRRFHQFLRQERYTDHDPMQHIDSPKTSQKLPDTLNINEVERLIEAPDTKKPLGMRDRAILEVMYATGLRVSELVGLKLNDLHLSMGLLQTTGKGDKERIVPLGDMAISWIETYLEEARPLLCQKHAEEEHLFVNGHGTSLSRQGIWKNLKALVLKAGILKNVTPHTLRHSFATHLLENGADLRTVQELLGHADISTTQIYTHITKKRMADVYKQYFPRA; this is translated from the coding sequence ATGAATGAACAAGTAATGGATTATTTACATTACCTCTTAATCGAACGTGGACTTTCTAGTAATACAAGAAAAAGTTATCAACGTGATTTAGAGCAGTATCTATTTTTTTTACATAAAAAAAACATAACTAGTTGGCAGAACATAGATCGTTTTACGATTGTTGCTTTTTTGCAGTATTTGCAAAAAGAAGGAAAGTCTTCTGCTACCATAACTCGGATGGTCACTAGTCTGCGCCGCTTTCATCAGTTTCTTCGGCAAGAACGTTATACCGACCATGATCCTATGCAACATATCGATTCACCCAAAACATCACAAAAGTTACCAGATACGCTTAATATTAACGAAGTAGAACGTCTGATTGAAGCTCCAGATACAAAAAAACCATTAGGAATGCGCGATCGCGCAATTTTGGAAGTAATGTATGCGACTGGTTTACGGGTAAGTGAGCTGGTAGGCTTAAAGTTAAATGACCTACATCTAAGTATGGGATTATTACAAACCACCGGTAAAGGAGATAAGGAGCGGATCGTTCCTTTAGGGGATATGGCTATTTCTTGGATCGAAACTTATTTAGAAGAAGCCAGACCTTTGTTATGCCAAAAGCACGCTGAAGAAGAACACTTATTTGTTAATGGGCACGGAACAAGTCTTTCGCGCCAAGGAATTTGGAAGAACTTAAAAGCTTTGGTGTTAAAAGCAGGTATCTTGAAAAATGTGACTCCTCATACTTTACGTCACAGTTTTGCCACTCATTTATTGGAAAATGGGGCAGATCTTCGGACAGTACAAGAGCTTTTGGGGCACGCAGATATTTCTACCACACAAATTTACACACATATTACTAAAAAACGTATGGCAGATGTATATAAACAATATTTTCCACGGGCTTGA
- a CDS encoding segregation/condensation protein A, with protein sequence MTEIQVKLDIFEGPLDLLLHLIQTLEIDIYDIPIAQVTEQYMNYIHAMKTSQLEVAGDYLVMAATLMSIKSQMLLPKQEEIEEEDEYEEDPREALVEQLLEYRKYKYAAKQLSEKVEERSNYFTKEPMDMDEYKDEDTSLEKGQFNTVDLYLAFRSMLEKKKKRKVLKTTISADETSIDEKIQSMEKQLYQEVGSHKGYSLDIFMDSYSTSEVVVTFIALLELVKSRKANVSQTTNYDDILLYPVYEDKGGYVHG encoded by the coding sequence ATGACAGAAATACAGGTAAAGCTAGATATATTTGAAGGGCCGCTAGACTTATTATTGCATTTGATACAAACATTAGAAATAGACATTTATGATATTCCCATAGCTCAAGTTACTGAACAATATATGAACTATATCCATGCAATGAAAACATCGCAATTAGAAGTTGCTGGAGATTATCTTGTAATGGCAGCAACATTGATGTCTATTAAAAGTCAGATGCTTTTGCCTAAACAAGAGGAAATTGAAGAAGAGGATGAGTATGAAGAAGATCCTCGTGAAGCATTAGTTGAGCAACTATTAGAGTATAGGAAATATAAGTACGCGGCCAAGCAGCTTTCAGAAAAGGTAGAGGAAAGAAGCAACTACTTTACTAAAGAACCTATGGATATGGACGAATATAAAGATGAGGATACTTCTTTAGAAAAAGGGCAGTTTAATACAGTTGATTTGTATTTGGCGTTTCGCTCAATGTTAGAAAAAAAGAAGAAACGAAAAGTGCTTAAAACAACAATTTCTGCTGATGAGACAAGTATTGATGAAAAAATACAATCTATGGAAAAACAACTTTATCAAGAAGTCGGCTCTCATAAAGGCTATTCATTAGATATCTTTATGGATAGCTATTCAACAAGTGAAGTTGTGGTTACTTTTATCGCGTTGTTGGAATTGGTCAAAAGTAGAAAAGCGAATGTAAGCCAAACGACAAATTACGATGATATCCTGCTTTATCCAGTATATGAAGATAAGGGAGGCTATGTACATGGATGA
- the scpB gene encoding SMC-Scp complex subunit ScpB, producing MDDIGQLEALLFAAGDEGVQLEELSFLMEQSEPQIYQLVQALNEKYQEDIQSSLSVLELGNHFILATKKKYAPILKKYAKSPIANRLSQAALETLAIIAYKQPITRMEVDDIRGVQSSGSVQKLTTNRLIEEKGRVEGPGRAILYGTTEYFMDYFGLKSMQELPDIQAMEEELSTDIPLDLYADRYEETREEKGEN from the coding sequence ATGGATGATATAGGACAGTTGGAAGCTTTACTTTTTGCTGCAGGGGATGAAGGGGTTCAATTAGAGGAACTGAGTTTTCTTATGGAACAATCTGAACCACAAATTTATCAATTAGTGCAAGCCTTAAATGAAAAATATCAAGAAGACATACAATCGTCATTGAGTGTTCTTGAGTTAGGAAACCATTTTATTTTAGCTACGAAAAAAAAGTACGCACCTATTTTAAAAAAGTATGCTAAATCCCCTATAGCAAATCGACTTTCACAAGCAGCACTTGAAACATTAGCGATTATAGCGTATAAACAACCCATCACTCGTATGGAAGTAGATGATATAAGAGGCGTGCAATCTTCCGGTTCTGTGCAAAAATTAACTACCAATCGTTTAATTGAAGAAAAAGGCCGCGTAGAAGGACCTGGCAGGGCTATTCTTTATGGCACGACAGAATATTTTATGGATTATTTTGGCTTAAAGTCAATGCAAGAATTACCAGACATTCAAGCGATGGAAGAAGAATTATCTACAGATATTCCGCTTGATTTATATGCTGACCGTTATGAAGAAACAAGAGAAGAAAAAGGAGAAAATTAA
- a CDS encoding pseudouridine synthase, translating into MQRLQKVIAHAGVASRRKAEDYIVQGRVKVNGEVVKELGVQVTNKDKIEVDQVPIYQEEPVYFMFYKPRGVISAVSDDKNRSVVTDYFTEIKERIYPVGRLDYNTSGLLLLTNDGDVSQKLTHPKHEVDKVYVAKVNGVATNRKLMPVTKQMTVEGKKVAPAKFAILSTDTQTQKSIVQLTIHEGRNHQVKNMLKACGFPVEKLKRERYGHLTLENLKPGDYRELHKREINRLLEEAKD; encoded by the coding sequence ATGCAACGATTACAAAAAGTGATCGCTCATGCTGGCGTTGCTTCTAGAAGAAAAGCTGAAGACTATATTGTCCAAGGCCGCGTCAAAGTTAATGGCGAAGTAGTAAAAGAATTAGGGGTACAAGTAACAAATAAAGATAAGATAGAAGTGGACCAAGTTCCTATTTACCAAGAAGAGCCAGTTTATTTCATGTTTTATAAACCGCGAGGAGTCATTTCTGCGGTTTCAGATGATAAAAATAGATCGGTAGTAACGGATTATTTTACAGAGATTAAAGAACGAATTTATCCAGTGGGACGCTTGGATTATAATACTTCCGGCCTTCTTCTTTTGACAAATGACGGGGATGTATCGCAAAAATTGACGCATCCTAAACATGAAGTAGATAAAGTTTACGTGGCTAAGGTAAATGGGGTAGCGACAAATAGAAAATTGATGCCCGTTACTAAGCAGATGACGGTCGAAGGCAAAAAAGTAGCTCCAGCAAAGTTTGCTATTTTGTCTACAGATACGCAAACACAAAAGAGTATTGTTCAGCTGACAATTCATGAAGGGCGTAATCATCAAGTGAAAAACATGTTAAAAGCTTGTGGCTTTCCAGTTGAAAAATTAAAACGCGAACGTTATGGTCATTTGACGCTGGAAAACCTAAAGCCAGGAGATTATCGTGAATTGCATAAGCGTGAAATTAATCGCTTATTAGAGGAGGCAAAAGACTAA